CAACATCATCAATGCTGAGTGAGCTTGCAAAAGGAAAAACTCTTGAAGAAGGAATGAAGATAAGCAGGAAGGATATAGCGGATGCACTTGAAGGACTTCCTCCAATAAAAATGCATTGTAGCAATCTTGCAGCTGAAGGACTTCATAAGGCAATTGAAAATTACAGAAACAGGGAAAAAATAATGGAGGAATTTTCAAAAATTGTTGGGGAAAAAGATGCAAAAGCTCTCTGGCAGGCAGGAATAGCAAGCATTGATGAGTTAAGAAAAACTTCAATAGAAGAAATTTCAAACATAATAAGTGCTGAGGGAGTGAGCAGGATAAGAGAATATTTCAAAAAATGAAAGGTAAAGTAATAGTTTTAACGGGCGATGGCAAAGGAAAAACAACCTCCGCCTTTGGGTGCGCCCTCAGGGCGGCGGGGCATGGCAAAAGGGTTGTAGTTATTCAATTTATGAAAGCAAAGCCGAGCGGGGAGGAAATGGTTAAAGTCGGGAATATAGAGGTTTTTAAGTTTGGTGGAGATTTTGTT
This window of the Thermoplasmatales archaeon genome carries:
- the nifU gene encoding Fe-S cluster assembly scaffold protein NifU, which encodes MYSQKVMDHFLNPRNKGRLKDADAVGKVGNPVCGDVMYIYIKVNDNRIVDIGWETMGCAAAIATSSMLSELAKGKTLEEGMKISRKDIADALEGLPPIKMHCSNLAAEGLHKAIENYRNREKIMEEFSKIVGEKDAKALWQAGIASIDELRKTSIEEISNIISAEGVSRIREYFKK